Proteins from a genomic interval of Desertibacillus haloalkaliphilus:
- a CDS encoding amino acid ABC transporter permease, producing the protein MDTIVNAFPYLMDGLQTTLYIFVVAIILGFIIGLIVALFRLSPFKILNFISLVFVNAIRGTPFIVQLFFIYFGLNTLEFISLDRVPAGIITVAINAGAYFSEIIRAGIQSIDNGQTEAARSLGFTGGQNMRFIVLPQ; encoded by the coding sequence ATGGATACGATTGTTAATGCATTTCCGTATTTAATGGATGGTTTGCAAACCACTTTATATATCTTTGTTGTTGCTATCATTTTAGGTTTTATCATCGGGTTGATTGTGGCGCTATTCCGCCTGTCACCATTTAAAATCTTGAACTTTATTTCACTCGTTTTTGTCAATGCCATTCGAGGTACGCCATTTATCGTACAGCTATTTTTCATTTATTTTGGGCTAAATACACTTGAATTCATTTCACTTGACCGAGTACCGGCAGGGATTATTACAGTAGCGATTAATGCAGGAGCTTATTTCTCAGAAATTATTCGTGCAGGGATTCAGTCCATCGATAACGGACAAACTGAAGCCGCACGCTCTTTAGGATTCACAGGTGGACAAAACATGCGCTTTATCGTCCTTCCACAGG